The following proteins come from a genomic window of Anopheles ziemanni chromosome 3, idAnoZiCoDA_A2_x.2, whole genome shotgun sequence:
- the LOC131285955 gene encoding uncharacterized protein LOC131285955: MDADSVRITRLSVPRVYVLDNYHRHRHQHQYQHQHQNQLVAPSQRRTLDDPELLFDREPDTLEALRGLDPAEHLVLDCEYAIEPHEQGFVLKWLHNDVPVYQWIPPHRSPSSLQTRLRDHVNRTYTVNGEPMHKHRALALMHPCQELAGKYTCYVQTYTSIDRQSADLFIIVPESSMTLKYHRNPSNLVTVVCSAYGIFPAPELSLWVNDYKQNSTSNEFPAAEGLFDSSVSVQLVLYETLGPDDVIKCTLEVPGTDYRRTKETVFVAFDSRPFGDSNSILDPFGSVPASSTSISRDTPPSSAAQLIPGSRAEPKTTTSTSEPHTMTPSEGTSSTRATTVGPRPASTAKEQLHRPQEIQIKEFSNENLIYNSAGARLGKLCITQ; the protein is encoded by the exons ATGG ACGCGGACTCGGTGCGCATCACACGCCTGTCAGTGCCACGGGTGTATGTGCTGGATAATTACCATCGCCACCGGCATCAGCATCAGtatcagcaccagcaccagaaCCAGTTGGTGGCGCCGAGCCAGCGGCGGACGCTCGACGATCCGGAGCTGTTGTTCGACCGCGAGCCGGATACGCTGGAAGCGCTGCGTGGCCTCGATCCGGCCGAGCATCTCGTGCTGGACTGCGAGTACGCCATCGAACCGCACGAGCAGGGCTTCGTGCTGAAGTGGCTGCACAACGACGTGCCCGTCTACCAGTGGATCCCGCCCCATCGCAGCCCGTCCAGCCTGCAAACGCGACTGCGGGACCACGTCAATCGGACGTACACGGTCAACGGTGAGCCGATGCACAAACACCGGGCGCTGGCGTTGATGCACCCCTGCCAGGAGCTGGCCGGCAAGTACACCTGCTACGTGCAGACGTACACCTCCATCGACCGGCAGTCGGCCGACCTTTTTATCATCG TGCCCGAGTCTAGCATGACGCTAAAGTACCACCGAAACCCCAGCAACCTGGTGACGGTGGTGTGCAGCGCGTACGGCATCTTCCCGGCGCCCGAGCTGTCCCTGTGGGTCAACGACTACAAGCAGAACTCGACCTCGAATGAGTTCCCGGCGGCCGAGGGGCTTTTCGACAGCTCCGTCAGCGTGCAGCTGGTCCTGTACGAGACCCTCGGGCCGGACGATGTGATCAAGTGTACGCTGGAAGTCCCCGGCACCGACTACCGGCGGACGAAAGAGACAGTGTTCGTAG CCTTCGATAGCAGACCGTTCGGCGATTCCAACTCTATTCTGGATCCGTTTGGGTCGGTGCCCGCCTCCAGCACGAGCATCAGCCGGGATACCCCTCCGTCGAGCGCGGCCCAGTTGATCCCCGGTTCCCGTGCGGAGCCAAAAACAACCACATCCACATCCGAGCCGCACACGATGACACCGAGCGAGGGGACGAGCAGTACGAGAGCGACCACCGTTGGTCCTCGGCCAGCTTCAACCGCCAAGGAACAATTGCACAGGCCACAGGAAATTCAGATCAAGGAATTTTCCAACGAGAACCTGATCTACAACAGTGCGGGCGCGCGGTTAGGTAAGTTGTGCATCACCCAGTAA